In Chloroflexota bacterium, a single genomic region encodes these proteins:
- a CDS encoding ABC transporter permease, with translation MRVYILRRLLLIIPTIFGVTVLIFIAMRVIPGDPLKSIAGEGEIYVLTDEELAAVRASLGLDRPLYIQYLSWMADVAKGDLGFSFWRDNEPIRDIILRRGPLTAQIAIMAMIVAWLIGLPVGIISAMRRNSMLDYVLRFIVTVFIAVPNFWLALTFILFTVLVFEWRPPLDVHYLWTNPSMNLQMTAGPAVALGIGLGAITARMSRATFLEVLREDYVRTAHAKGLSEWVVVLRHVLRNAFLPVITLSGLQLAALLGGTVAVERAFSVPGLGFTLVFSIIQRDWMMIQNLVLIFGMATITVNFVIDLLYGWLDPRIRFN, from the coding sequence ATGCGCGTTTACATACTTCGCAGGCTCCTGTTGATTATCCCCACCATTTTCGGTGTGACGGTTCTCATCTTCATAGCCATGCGAGTTATCCCGGGGGACCCCCTGAAGAGCATCGCCGGCGAGGGGGAGATATATGTACTCACAGACGAGGAGCTTGCCGCGGTCAGAGCCTCACTAGGTCTTGATAGACCGCTGTACATCCAGTACCTAAGCTGGATGGCGGATGTGGCCAAGGGGGACCTGGGGTTTTCGTTCTGGCGCGACAACGAGCCCATCCGCGACATAATCTTGAGGCGTGGACCTCTTACCGCCCAGATCGCAATCATGGCGATGATAGTGGCTTGGCTGATCGGATTGCCAGTCGGGATAATATCAGCCATGCGGAGAAACTCCATGCTGGACTATGTTCTCCGCTTCATCGTTACGGTTTTTATTGCCGTGCCCAATTTCTGGCTGGCCTTGACCTTTATATTATTCACCGTGCTTGTGTTCGAGTGGCGTCCTCCGCTCGATGTTCACTACTTATGGACTAACCCTTCGATGAACCTTCAGATGACTGCCGGTCCCGCGGTCGCACTTGGGATTGGCCTAGGGGCGATAACTGCGCGGATGAGCCGGGCAACTTTCCTGGAGGTGCTGAGGGAGGACTATGTTCGCACGGCGCACGCAAAGGGGCTAAGCGAGTGGGTGGTAGTGCTCCGGCACGTGCTACGAAACGCGTTTCTACCTGTGATAACGCTGTCCGGACTTCAGCTGGCTGCACTTCTGGGCGGAACTGTCGCGGTGGAGCGCGCCTTTAGCGTTCCGGGACTGGGTTTCACGCTCGTGTTCTCGATTATCCAACGAGACTGGATGATGATCCAGAATCTTGTACTCATCTTTGGAATGGCGACGATTACGGTAAACTTTGTGATAGACCTGCTGTACGGCTGGCTGGACCCCCGGATCAGGTTCAACTGA
- a CDS encoding aminotransferase class V-fold PLP-dependent enzyme: protein MAWSGDPEGIYGALGVKRVISASGSTTAYGGSKTRTEILDAMNKASNMMVSLDDLNRAASRIIADATGAEAGFVSSGAAGGLVLQAAAVIAGSDPAKMDRLPDSSGMKNEIIIHKSHRFPYDQCYTSVGAKFVEIGDGRRCQPWQLEAAFTENTAAVAYLFSPFITRRAIPFPEVCEIAHRHGVPVIVDAASMLPPRANLRRFSAEGADMVIYSGGKGVRGPQGTGILCGREDLIDAAFANAAPHQFIGRGMKVAKEEIVGLLRAIQIFVDEDEDAEMARYKGMTQQVVDALSEVPGLRVSLEHDEHNYLIPHAVMRFGREWRGPGRNEIYAAMVAGDPPIYLHDIFDPDELAVDPFNLDDDELEIVIHRLSEVLLG, encoded by the coding sequence ATGGCATGGAGTGGCGATCCTGAAGGCATCTACGGCGCGCTTGGCGTGAAGCGCGTCATCTCGGCGTCGGGCAGCACGACTGCGTACGGCGGCAGCAAGACGCGCACCGAGATTTTGGACGCGATGAACAAGGCGTCGAATATGATGGTCAGCTTGGATGACTTGAACCGCGCGGCGAGCCGTATCATCGCGGACGCCACGGGCGCGGAGGCGGGCTTCGTGTCGAGCGGCGCAGCGGGCGGTCTCGTGCTGCAAGCCGCAGCCGTCATCGCCGGATCCGACCCCGCCAAGATGGACCGGCTGCCCGATTCGAGCGGCATGAAGAACGAGATAATCATCCACAAGAGCCACCGCTTTCCCTACGACCAGTGCTACACATCGGTCGGCGCGAAGTTCGTGGAAATCGGCGACGGCAGACGATGCCAGCCCTGGCAGCTGGAGGCGGCGTTCACCGAGAATACGGCGGCGGTCGCATACCTGTTCTCGCCGTTCATCACGCGCCGCGCCATACCGTTCCCCGAAGTGTGCGAGATAGCGCACCGGCACGGCGTACCCGTCATCGTGGACGCCGCCTCGATGCTGCCACCGCGCGCCAATCTGCGCCGCTTCAGCGCAGAAGGCGCGGACATGGTGATATACAGCGGCGGCAAGGGCGTGCGCGGGCCGCAGGGGACAGGCATACTTTGCGGACGCGAAGACCTGATAGACGCGGCATTCGCCAACGCCGCGCCGCACCAATTCATCGGACGCGGGATGAAGGTTGCCAAGGAAGAGATTGTCGGGCTGCTGCGTGCGATTCAGATATTCGTGGACGAAGACGAAGACGCGGAGATGGCGCGGTACAAAGGCATGACGCAGCAGGTCGTGGACGCGCTGTCCGAAGTGCCGGGCTTGCGCGTATCGCTGGAGCACGACGAGCATAACTACCTGATCCCGCACGCCGTAATGCGCTTTGGGCGCGAGTGGCGGGGACCGGGACGCAACGAAATCTATGCCGCAATGGTCGCCGGCGATCCGCCCATCTACCTGCACGACATCTTCGACCCGGACGAGCTAGCCGTTGACCCGTTCAATCTGGACGACGACGAGCTGGAGATTGTGATACACAGGCTGAGCGAGGTGTTGCTGGGGTGA